A genomic stretch from Argiope bruennichi chromosome 2, qqArgBrue1.1, whole genome shotgun sequence includes:
- the LOC129961965 gene encoding chondroitin sulfate proteoglycan 4-like, whose amino-acid sequence MMVRSVDFRTLLWTLQILVLFLPPFQGPFAVESASFFGASYLKVPLQDAQSKTDIYLRFRTHRANAFLFLAAGSSDYCLVVLENGEIQVRINLGAGEAVLSSTPGLSLNDLLWHELELHRTDADLTLVIDSIHDTYLDIPGRFFELNVKYGVFIGGVGGFSELFLGNIPNFRGCIDDVLFNGHDILKMAAASSLTDEHNVFSVTWNCSDEFDALSNQPISFVEKGSFLALPSWNARNGGSISLDVKTQTSTAVLFYNAGVPLKPDFIALEILDGKTAVSVNEGNGAVVVQSDVEISDGIWHHIDVQFSQSYIEIVVDGHAKNLRPGLGDNRFFDLAGLFYVGGIELNKQARALQDGLQSILIEGAESSLKGCIKNIKINNQLLGFGEAEVTQGIQPDCTWEYMCLQEPCIPGAECYQDGVDSFRCICELDNCVRANFSSGYKLYTKSSKPIDLEILNLQPLVISEGGSDLITANHIKVILDYQQHGIRETGVLFHIVEEPKHGSLEIEIWRRTADSVFSLQDLNTDKVRYSHDGSETKTDSVVFELEFRPSTYRLPPFLEEKHRFVFHIQVLPVNDPPKLKLLAGKIFRIAKYTKKAITKDLLDTEDPDSQPKDIVYTILNLGSPENEASFENAKIPGKSTDTFTQADINDNLIAYNNRGAGNVRVTVRVSDGILSDQSTATFRIVPFDLEVTLLNNTGITLSYDSYALITSENLTFVDNAPDQNLEIRFDVVKQPTYGSLQRLRNNNRWYPVNHFTQRQLKKEKLRYVHNSGRPTYDDFKFTVSSGDIKFPTVYDFMVTYIAINLKQVCYSDLQLHRKVEGIISDTELKYETFPVATPSDHIIYTLKSLPVYGNVILFHSADSETRHKKLEIGSTFTQMDIDSKRLKYKLHRKSYSSVEDVFHFTVSTLSGINSKELEFKIKHEPGDIEAIIINEKVTVLEGGTSKIGPSELHIEIPSKAEIIYNITSPPKHGILRRLSADHNEVEEDFVSLVTSNEILQNRFVYVHSDSENERDMFHFIAYAAESDSDSFVYYGTVHIHVIMKNDNPPVREIDKIFHVVLDGERKLTGSDLKYVDPDIDSTPGDIQYTRREIPNGALFHIDDMSTQVYQFTQVDLDTGKIKFRHSGPPYGKAVLRITDGKFYATGILEIQASKPYINITRNTGLVVKRGENSVISASNLTVETNLDANSDDITYKITSSPKFGEILLNGKSVHEFTQKDLLLENVEYENHNSVSFQDAFSFSAFLDAITVEGRFEFRIYPDIYWEPLKVITNKTLHVDEEKIATIDASVLNITQTNINTNNITYTVHLPPKFGFLVMGDVSDYEDWKSVSKTSPAKIFTQSTINDKKLHYFHTEQNVSEDYFIFDVTNGITSLKDLTFHFKIISKIIFLKTSNITVVEGSEVPIKSNDISVTNPYYEDWITEYLVVEKPKHGYISYIKNTRSKILRFSASHLRSGFIHYVHDGSETTRDWFTVVANATALNKESAPSTVHVLVEPMNDEAPHIVNNTGLDVWEGDVTIITNKHLAAADEDSDPSDITFVISSPSNGYVTLKNDTKTPILSFTQDQIDRGMIAFVHTGEKAGGFKLQINDGTNYDSPHVFTITARVLRIILATNEKLSILPRMQQSITKDHLFVTTNDHDFTRVIDFTVTRGPELGRLLVENPDGSLSPVSGFTQEQVNRNLVLYEHTKPMVGLKASDIIKFDIETQNAETLRDVEFHIEISVGNFASGNLDQLVVLHTLEVKEGGMAVIGQEHVDMSRLFSLWQGKGKSEFAKKLKIIIHSPPTNGWIETDSGNSSYVSKLSFNREDIKKKRVRYYHDDSDTFRDSFNVGFYLLDDKGYPDILLFNGTVNIIVHPVNDHPFTLQTQTASIQIVQGQSLTLGPHILNVTDADDVPKDVVYEILQSPSTGKLIMKNTSINTFTQEDINNNLVQYVHDGSSENRSAFNFKVSDGKHKPAYGVLDITIVPIKLHLKNLSAIEVQQGSTAAFLSSKNLGAETNANNEEIWYNVTSLPSYGHIFVSDNVLRQKDVFRQIDIDNGLVFYMQSDLTASEDYFVVSIKSGRNVLKYQIVNITVIPLVKQNILIVNSSGITFITADVLNASKLAQQTKSNPKFSVLKFPKLGVLKKINKFSKRSFPKSFEFTHEDLLNKRVAYEGKSMDIKGNTVDSFEYILTAPRVQPAKGKFIFTVQPSEVDLSTSVSTEFVTVALKPQPPPVKPDITRAVTSVPETENGEFQQPSLSNDHLLIAGIVLGIVIVCLVIIIVVKCRSIRNERNKKRTNESYFGQRHGKNKTVAGSHTAQSDLDLSDHNHSNGSISLSDDIPPPPPPPTSPSGSAGHLGCIGGNGTSKNRTLKKRGRCLDAEPSLPPPPYILENGEWTEINVPLPTCKVTPIPHGDEINETALKGPYLLRDPSESEDWSNYEGSELRFGPACNPVLRKNQYWV is encoded by the exons GTTCGCATCAACTTGGGAGCAGGAGAAGCTGTCTTATCTTCCACCCCAGGACTCAGTCTGAACGATCTTTTATGGCATGAATTGGAGCTGCATCGCACCGATGCCGATCTGACGCTGGTAATTGATAGCATCCACGACACCTACCTTGATATCCCAGGTCGTTTCTTCGAATTAAATGTCAAGTACGGAGTCTTTATCGGGGGTGTTGGCGGATTCAGCGAATTGTTTCTGGGCAACATTCCGAATTTCCGCGGTTGTATAGACGATGTCCTATTCAATGGCCATGACATTCTTAAGATGGCGGCAGCTTCTTCCTTGACTGATGAACACAATGTTTTTTCCGTGACTTGGAATTGCAGTGATGAATTTGATGCTTTGTCTAATCAACCAATAAGCTTTGTTGAAAAAG gtTCTTTCCTTGCACTTCCATCATGGAATGCCAGAAATGGAGGTTCAATTTCCCTTGATGTTAAAACCCAAACTTCCACAGCTGTCCTGTTCTACAATGCTGGAGtgcctttaaaaccagatttcATTGCTCTGGAAATATTAGACGGAAAGACAGCTGTTTCAGTTAATGAAGGAAATGGCGCTGTGGTGGTGCAATCTGATGTAGAAATAAGCGATGGTATTTGGCATCATATTGATGTACAGTTTAGCCAATCATACATTGAAATCGTTGTGGATGGACATGCCAAAAATTTACGACCTGGTTTGGGCGACAATCGGTTTTTTGATCTAGCCGGTTTATTCTACGTTGGTGGAATTGAACTTAACAAACAGGCTCGTGCCTTACAAGATGGACTTCAGTCTATTCTTATAGAAGGTGCAGAATCCTCCCTCAAAGgatgtattaaaaacataaaaatcaataatcagcTTTTGGGTTTCGGGGAAGCAGAAGTTACCCAGGGAATCCAACCAGATTGCACTTGGGAATATATGTGCTTGCAAGAACCATGCATACCTGGAGCAGAATGTTATCAAGATGGTGTTGACAGTTTCAGATGTATATGTGAGCTCGATAATTGCGTTAGAGCAAATTTTTCTTCAGGTTATAAATTATACACAAAGTCTTCCAAACcaatagatttagaaatattgaacCTTCAACCTCTTGTGATATCTGAAGGCGGAAGCGATTTAATAACAGCTAACCACATAAAAGTGATTTTAGATTATCAACAGCATGGAATTAGGGAAACTGGAGTTCTTTTCCACATTGTAGAAGAACCTAAACATGGTTCTTTAGAAATCGAAATATGGCGAAGGACTGCAGACAGCGTTTTCTCATTGCAAGATCTTAATACTGATAAAGTTAGGTATTCTCATGATGGGTCTGAAACTAAAACTGATTCAGTAGTCTTTGAACTGGAATTCCGACCAAGTACTTACAGGCTTCCACCGTTTCTTGAAGAGAAGCACCgttttgtatttcatattcaGGTACTGCCAGTAAACGATCCACCGAAATTGAAACTTCTTGCtggtaaaatttttagaattgctAAATACACGAAGAAAGCAATCACCAAAGATCTCCTAGACACAGAAGACCCAGACAGTCAACCAAAAGATATTGTTTATACTATACTGAATTTAGGATCGCCAGAAAATGAGGCTTCTTTTGAAAATGCAAAGATTCCAGGTAAAAGTACAGATACATTTACTCAGGCAGATATCAATGATAATCTTATAGCATACAATAATCGAGGTGCAGGTAATGTTCGAGTAACAGTCCGCGTTTCAGACGGTATTCTGTCAGATCAATCAACAGCAACATTCAGAATAGTTCCTTTTGATTTAGAAGTAACTTTACTGAATAATACTGGAATAACGTTATCTTATGATTCATATGCCTTAATTACATCAGAAAACTTAACATTTGTTGATAATGCTCCTGACCAAAACTTAGAAATACGATTTGATGTTGTCAAACAACCAACTTATGGCAGCTTGCAGAGACTTAGAAACAATAATCGTTGGTACCCTGTCAATCATTTCACTCAAAGACAACTGAAGAAAGAAAAGCTTAGGTATGTTCATAACAGTGGACGACCCACCtatgatgattttaaatttacagtttctTCTGGTGACATTAAATTCCCTACTGTGTATGATTTCATGGTAACATATATTGCAATCAATTTGAAGCAAGTTTGTTATTCTGATCTTCAGCTTCATAGAAAAGTGGAAGGTATTATTAGcgatacagaattaaaatatgaaactttccCAGTTGCAACCCCTTCTGATCATATTATATATACTCTTAAGTCTCTTCCAGTTTATGGGAACGTTATTCTGTTTCATTCAGCAGATTCAGAAACACGTCATAAGAAATTGGAAATTGGGTCTACTTTCACCCAAATGGACATAGATTCCAAAAGATTGAAATATAAACTTCATCGAAAGAGTTACTCCAGTGTGGAAGATGTGTTTCACTTTACAGTTTCAACTTTAAGTGGtataaattctaaagaattagaatttaagataaagCACGAACCAGGCGATATTGAAGCtataattatcaatgaaaaagtGACAGTTTTAGAGGGTGGAACTTCTAAAATAGGACCAAGTGAACTTCACATCGAAATTCCATCTAAAGCAGAGATTATTTACAACATTACCTCTCCTCCTAAGCATGGTATTTTAAGAAGATTGAGTGCGGACCATAATGAAGTTGAAGAAGATTTTGTTAGCCTAGTGACATCTAACGAAATATTGCAGAACAGGTTCGTATATGTTCATAGCGACTCCGAAAATGAAAGAGATATGTTTCACTTTATAGCATATGCTGCAGAAAGTGACAGTGATAGCTTTGTCTACTATGGCACTGTTCATATACATGTAATAATGAAGAATGATAATCCACCAGTTagagaaatagataaaatattccaTGTTGTCCTGGATGGTGAAAGAAAGCTGACGGGATCTGATTTGAAGTATGTGGATCCAGATATCGATTCGACACCTGGAGATATCCAGTACACTCGCCGAGAGATTCCAAATGGTGCTTTATTCCATATCGATGACATGTCAACACAGGTATATCAGTTTACACAAGTAGATTTAGACACAGGTAAAATAAAGTTTCGTCATTCCGGGCCCCCTTACGGCAAAGCTGTATTAAGAATTACAGATGGAAAGTTTTATGCCACAGGAATATTGGAGATACAAGCTTCGAAACCCTATATCAATATCACCCGCAATACTGGACTAGTTGTAAAAAGAGGAGAAAATAGCGTCATATCTGCATCAAATTTAACAGTTGAAACAAATTTAGATGCAAATTCTGAtgatataacatataaaataacttcatcaccaaaatttggcgaaattCTTCTCAATGGCAAATCAGTGCATGAATTTACACAGAAAGATTTATTACTAGAAAATGTAGAATACGAAAATCACAACAGTGTAAGTTTTCAAGACGCATTCAGTTTCTCGgcatttttggatgctattactGTAGAAGGAAGATTTGAATTCCGCATTTATCCAGATATTTATTGGGAGCCTTTAAAAGTTATAACTAATAAGACTCTTCATGTTGATGAAGAAAAAATCGCGACAATTGACGCTTCAGTATTAAATATTACACAGACAAACATCAATACAAACAATATTACTTACACCGTGCATCTACCACCAAAATTTGGTTTTTTGGTCATGGGTGATGTCAGTGATTACGAAGATTGGAAGTCTGTTTCTAAAACATCTCCagcaaaaatatttactcaatCCACCATCAACGACAAGAAACTTCACTATTTTCATACAGAACAAAATGTCtctgaagattattttattttcgatgttACAAATGGCATCACTTCTTTGAAGGATCTtacatttcactttaaaattatttcaaaaattattttcttaaaaacgaGTAACATCACTGTTGTAGAAGGTAGCGAAGTCCCTATCAAAAGTAATGATATCAGTGTGACAAATCCTTACTATGAAGATTGGATCACAGAGTACTTAGTCGTCGAAAAGCCTAAGCATggttatatatcttatataaagAATACGCgatctaaaattttaagattcagtGCCTCACATTTAAGAAGTGGATTCATTCATTATGTTCATGATGGATCAGAAACAACAAGGGATTGGTTTACAGTAGTAGCAAACGCAACAGCATTAAACAAAGAAAGCGCACCAAGTACTGTTCATGTTTTGGTCGAACCAATGAATGACGAAGCTCCTCATATTGTTAATAACACCGGTCTTGATGTGTGGGAAGGTGATGTAACAATAATAACGAACAAGCATCTTGCAGCTGCAGATGAGGATTCAGATCCATCTGACATTACATTTGTTATTTCTTCTCCTAGTAATGGCTATGTGACTTTGAAGAATGATACCAAGACTCCAATTCTGAGTTTTACTCAAGATCAAATTGACAGAGGAATGATAGCTTTCGTGCATACag gtGAAAAGGCTGGTGGATTCAAGCTTCAAATAAATGATGGAACTAATTATGATTCACCTCATGTATTTACTATTACCGCACGTGTACTTCGAATTATTTTAGCTACGAACGAGAAACTGAGCATTCTTCCCCGCATGCAGCAGTCTATTACAAAGGATCATCTCTTTGTAACAACGAATGATCATGACTTTACCAGAGTAATCGATTTCACAGTTACTCGGGGGCCTGAATTAGGCAGACTTCTCGTCGAAAATCCAGACGGATCTCTATCTCCTGTTTCAGGATTTACTCAAGAACAAGTAAACAGGAATCTAGTATTATACGAACATACTAAACCAATGGTGGGTTTAAAAGCTTCAGATATAATAAAATTCGATATCGAGACGCAAAATGCAGAGACACTTAGAGATGTGGAATTTCATATCGAAATATCAGTTGGAAATTTTGCTTCCGGAAATCTGGATCAATTAGTAGTTCTCCATACATTAGAAGTGAAAGAAGGCGGAATGGCTGTCATTGGCCAAGAACACGTTGATATGTCACGATTATTCAGTTTGTGGCAAGGAAAAGGAAAAAGTGAATTtgcaaagaaattgaaaattattatacattctcCTCCTACAAATGGGTGGATTGAAACAGACAGTGGAAACTCTTCTTATGTAAGCAAACTGTCTTTCAATCGAGAGGACATAAAGAAGAAGCGGGTGAGATATTATCATGACGATTCGGATACCTTCAGAGATAGCTTTAACGTTGGATTTTATCTTCTAGATGATAAAGGTTATCctgatattttattgtttaatggcACTGTAAACATTATTGTTCATCCTGTCAATGACCATCCTTTTACCTTACAGACACAAACAGCTTCTATTCAGATTGTTCAAGGGCAATCTCTTACTCTAGGACCACATATTTTGAATGTGACTGATGCAGATGATGTACCGAAGGATGTAGTTTATGAAATACTTCAGTCTCCATCTACTGGAAAACTGATTATGAAAAACACATCCATTAACACATTTACTCAggaagatattaataataatttggtgCAATATGTTCATGATGGCTCCAGTGAGAATCGGAGTGCATTTAACTTTAAGGTCAGTGATGGTAAGCACAAGCCAGCTTATGGTGTTCTTGATATTACCATAGTTCctataaaattgcatttgaaaaactTAAGTGCCATCGAAGTTCAACAAGGTTCCACAGCTGCTTTCCTTAGCAGTAAGAACTTAGGTGCTGAAACTAATGCAAACAAcgaagaaatttggtataatgtaACATCCTTGCCTTCATATGGACACATATTTGTGAGTGATAATGTGTTACGACAAAAGGATGTCTTCCGACAAATTGACATTGATAATGGGTTAGTGTTTTATATGCAATCCGATCTTACAGCTTCTGAGGATTATTTTGTAGTTTCCATTAAGAGCGGAAGAAATGTTCTAAAATACCAAATAGTGAATATCACAGTGATTCCTTTGgtcaaacaaaatattcttattgtcAACTCTTCGGGGATAACTTTCATAACGGCAGATGTTTTAAATGCCTCTAAACTTGCACAACAAACAAAGAGTAATcctaaattttcagttttgaaattccCTAAATTaggtgttttgaaaaaaattaacaaattttctaaGAGAAGTTTCCCAAAGAGCTTCGAATTTACTCATGAAGACTTACTGAACAAGAGGGTTGCTTATGAGGGAAAGAGTATGGATATTAAAGGGAATACTGTTGATagctttgaatatattttgactGCCCCTCGTGTTCAACCTGCGAAAGGAAAGTTCATTTTTACTGTTCAGCCCTCCGAAGTGGATCTTTCAACTTCAGTCTCTACCGAATTCGTTACTGTTGCCCTAAAGCCTCAGCCACCTCCTGTCAAACCTGACATCACTCGAGCTGTCACTTCTGTTCCAGAAACTGAAAATGGAGAGTTTCAACAGCCAAGCCTCAGTAATGATCACTTATTGATTGCAGGAATTGTTCTTGGGATTGTCATAGTCTGTCTTGTGATTATCATTGTTGTGAAATGCCGCTCTATTcggaatgaaagaaataaaaaaagaactaatgAATCCTACTTTGGCCAACGTCATGGAAAGAATAAAACAGTGGCAGGATCCCATACCGCTCAGTCAGATCTGGACCTATCTGATCACAATCATTCCAATGGTAGCATATCTTTGTCGGACGATATTCCCCCACCGCCACCGCCTCCCACTTCTCCTTCTGGTAGTGCTGGTCACTTAGGATGTATAGGTGGCAATGGCACTTCTAAAAATAGGACGTTGAAAAAAAGGGGCAGATGCCTTGATGCAGAACCCTCTCTTCCACCACCTCCTTATATCTTAGAAAATGGTGAGTGGACAGAAATTAATGTTCCCCTACCTACTTGTAAAGTAACTCCTATTCCGCATGGGGACGAAATCAACGAGACTGCACTTAAAGGCCCTTATCTTTTAAGGGATCCAAGTGAGAGTGAGGATTGGAGTAATTATGAAGGTTCTGAATTGAGATTTGGACCTGCTTGCAACCCTGTTCTAAGGAAGAATCAATATTGGGTATGA